Proteins from a genomic interval of Candidatus Babela massiliensis:
- the der gene encoding ribosome biogenesis GTPase Der yields MSNTVIIVGRTNVGKSTLFNRLSEKVRSIALEYEGVTRDFLKDQVEWKGKNFDLIDSGGLELRKTEDQFQKLITEKVLSIINKGDVIIFLVDGKTGPLIEDIEISKLLHRLESKKPIILAINKSDTKEAQENFYEFYQLGFDNMIAVSAEHGKGVNDLLDKVVQLIPDNKTKEAVEPAFKVSFIGKPNVGKSSLMNLLLKQERTLVSDIPGTTREAIAENIMFYQEAIELTDTPGIRRKRVVKDEIETLMVKSSFQALKNSDIIVLLIDGASSSLVDQELKLAFYAFEKQYKSLILVINKSDLLTEQNKTDLQNCFKYYNHLIKKIPVLEISCKTGKNVGKLLPLIKKTWDNYSQRFSDNALTRLFIDSGIKKPLYHKKQLLKIYKVRQVRTAPVTIELVVNTVEWFKEAQLGYFENIMRTTYDLLGAPIKFLVKKEPRAID; encoded by the coding sequence ATGAGCAATACTGTAATTATAGTTGGAAGAACCAACGTAGGAAAGTCTACACTATTTAACAGATTATCTGAAAAAGTCAGAAGTATAGCATTAGAATACGAAGGTGTTACTCGAGATTTTTTAAAAGATCAGGTTGAATGGAAAGGTAAAAATTTTGATCTTATAGACAGCGGAGGTTTAGAATTAAGAAAAACCGAAGATCAATTTCAAAAATTAATAACTGAAAAAGTCTTAAGTATTATTAATAAAGGCGATGTCATTATATTTCTGGTTGATGGAAAAACAGGACCTTTAATAGAAGATATAGAAATTTCAAAATTACTTCATAGATTAGAAAGCAAAAAGCCAATTATATTAGCTATTAATAAAAGCGATACCAAAGAAGCACAAGAGAATTTTTATGAGTTCTATCAACTAGGATTTGATAATATGATTGCTGTTTCTGCAGAACATGGCAAAGGTGTTAATGATTTGCTTGATAAAGTAGTTCAATTAATACCTGATAATAAAACTAAAGAAGCTGTTGAACCTGCTTTTAAAGTCTCCTTCATAGGTAAGCCAAATGTAGGAAAATCTTCTTTAATGAACTTATTATTAAAGCAAGAAAGAACTTTAGTCTCTGATATACCAGGAACAACTCGTGAAGCTATTGCCGAAAATATAATGTTTTATCAAGAAGCAATAGAATTAACAGATACGCCAGGAATTAGAAGAAAAAGAGTAGTCAAAGATGAAATAGAAACTTTAATGGTTAAATCATCTTTTCAAGCTTTAAAAAATTCAGATATCATTGTACTTTTGATAGACGGAGCAAGTAGTTCATTAGTAGATCAAGAATTAAAATTAGCTTTCTATGCTTTTGAAAAACAGTATAAATCTCTAATTTTGGTTATAAATAAATCAGATTTATTAACTGAGCAAAATAAAACAGATCTTCAAAATTGTTTTAAATATTATAATCATTTAATTAAAAAGATACCAGTACTTGAAATTTCTTGTAAAACTGGTAAAAATGTCGGAAAATTATTGCCATTAATAAAAAAGACTTGGGACAATTATTCCCAAAGATTTAGCGATAATGCACTTACTAGGTTATTTATCGACTCAGGAATTAAAAAGCCTCTTTATCATAAAAAACAGTTACTCAAAATTTATAAAGTAAGACAAGTAAGAACAGCTCCAGTAACTATAGAACTAGTAGTAAATACAGTTGAATGGTTCAAAGAAGCTCAACTTGGTTATTTTGAAAATATTATGAGAACAACTTATGATCTACTTGGAGCTCCTATAAAGTTCTTAGTTAAAAAAGAACCTAGAGCAATAGATTAA
- a CDS encoding NTP/NDP exchange transporter, whose product MLGYLSRSKLFRIWFGDFEKEELKKFVRLGLIFALVIGIYWTMRPLKDSIFASMVHDPLAVAANPKAKGAFIPWAKIVSLLVLFPIVMLYSKAVEKFPRQHMFYFLGILYSILTLGFGLYFMHSPYGLANTVGNQWRIIGWAWYVFVESYGSLMVALFWAFAADTSSPESAKKGFALTVMIGQLGAILGPWLLTPLGRNFFSNSAPVVMICAALSLLVVAGIYYFMKVTPKEQLIGFHGKNEAEEESTQEPGFFEGLKLLVTHKYLLGIFSIISIYEILATVMDFNFKASVMASHTTEAACSAYLGDYAVWVNLISFLCLFFGINNVQRYLGVKFSLSVMPFLIVAMMALFLFYGNLDVLFWIMVTVKAVNYALNGPTMKQLYVPTTKDVKYKSQAWIETFGSRGSKAAGSGFNILSSILGKYFVTFTSIFSFGLGALWYLIAAYVGNKYQKAVDEKKVVC is encoded by the coding sequence ATGTTAGGTTATTTATCGAGAAGCAAACTCTTTAGAATTTGGTTTGGTGACTTTGAAAAAGAAGAACTAAAAAAATTCGTAAGATTGGGCTTGATCTTTGCTTTGGTAATAGGTATCTATTGGACTATGAGACCACTTAAAGATTCTATCTTTGCGTCTATGGTGCATGATCCATTGGCTGTAGCTGCTAATCCTAAAGCAAAAGGAGCTTTCATTCCTTGGGCTAAAATAGTTTCACTTTTAGTTCTATTTCCAATAGTTATGCTTTACTCAAAAGCAGTAGAAAAATTTCCAAGACAACATATGTTCTATTTCTTAGGAATATTATATAGTATATTAACCTTAGGTTTTGGTTTATACTTTATGCATTCCCCATATGGACTTGCAAATACAGTCGGTAACCAATGGCGTATTATCGGTTGGGCTTGGTATGTATTTGTAGAAAGTTATGGATCTTTAATGGTTGCACTGTTCTGGGCTTTTGCAGCAGATACATCTAGCCCTGAATCGGCCAAAAAGGGATTTGCTCTTACAGTTATGATCGGACAACTAGGTGCTATATTAGGTCCTTGGCTATTAACTCCACTTGGACGCAACTTTTTCTCAAATAGTGCTCCGGTAGTAATGATATGCGCTGCTCTTTCTTTACTAGTAGTTGCTGGAATATATTACTTCATGAAAGTAACTCCTAAAGAACAACTAATTGGTTTTCATGGAAAAAATGAAGCTGAAGAAGAAAGCACTCAAGAACCTGGTTTTTTTGAAGGTTTAAAGTTACTTGTAACTCATAAGTATTTGTTAGGAATATTTAGCATTATTTCAATATATGAAATTCTTGCAACGGTTATGGACTTCAACTTTAAAGCATCTGTAATGGCTAGCCATACAACAGAAGCTGCTTGCTCTGCTTATCTTGGTGACTATGCTGTATGGGTAAACTTAATATCATTCTTATGCTTATTCTTTGGTATAAATAATGTACAAAGATACTTAGGCGTAAAATTCTCTCTTTCAGTTATGCCTTTCTTGATAGTAGCTATGATGGCACTGTTCTTGTTTTACGGTAATCTTGATGTTTTATTCTGGATCATGGTAACTGTTAAAGCTGTTAACTATGCTCTTAATGGTCCTACTATGAAACAACTTTACGTTCCGACAACTAAAGATGTGAAATACAAATCTCAAGCATGGATCGAAACATTCGGTTCAAGAGGATCAAAAGCAGCAGGATCAGGATTTAATATTCTTTCATCAATATTAGGTAAATATTTTGTAACCTTTACAAGTATATTTTCGTTTGGTCTTGGCGCTCTTTGGTACTTAATTGCAGCTTATGTAGGAAATAAATATCAAAAAGCTGTTGATGAGAAAAAAGTAGTTTGCTAA
- a CDS encoding ankyrin repeat domain-containing protein, which translates to MNKLKQLLIVFLSAVFLNNNIMSMEQAKPEQETLSSDSTDLPNEIWIMILQEVIKNLLPNIECDNLESFDQNFKNIWLTNEEFKEKLYQLKLVCKDFICFIESDRFYGEIRKKIYQVIIDYKLILAVTNNDEEMVRLLIENGANVNAKNEFGNTALILASKFGYKSIVETLLQSGADVNVQNKYGSTALMDASLVRCHKNIVEILLKAGANVNARDNDGWTALILASLQGYKEIVQMLIKAGADVNVKDNDDNPALLLAAMEEGNKYIVEMLIKAGADVNAKDNDGNTGLITAARNDHKEVVEVLIKLGADINIQNNDGNTALTIACLNNYDDIVDILREVSKNIIK; encoded by the coding sequence ATGAATAAATTGAAACAATTATTGATAGTATTTCTGTCAGCTGTATTTTTAAATAACAATATTATGTCTATGGAACAAGCTAAACCTGAACAAGAAACTTTGTCATCAGATTCTACTGATTTGCCAAATGAGATATGGATTATGATTTTACAAGAAGTTATAAAAAATTTATTGCCTAATATTGAATGTGATAATCTAGAAAGTTTTGACCAAAATTTTAAGAATATTTGGCTTACAAATGAAGAATTTAAGGAAAAATTATATCAGTTAAAACTAGTTTGTAAGGATTTTATTTGTTTTATTGAATCAGACAGATTTTATGGTGAAATTAGAAAAAAGATTTATCAAGTTATAATAGATTATAAATTAATTCTTGCCGTTACAAACAACGATGAAGAGATGGTAAGATTGTTAATAGAAAATGGAGCTAATGTTAATGCTAAGAATGAATTTGGCAATACAGCTTTAATTCTTGCATCTAAATTTGGCTATAAAAGTATAGTAGAAACATTACTTCAATCAGGTGCTGATGTTAATGTTCAAAATAAATATGGTAGTACAGCTTTAATGGATGCATCTTTGGTGAGGTGTCATAAAAATATAGTAGAAATATTACTTAAAGCAGGTGCTAATGTTAATGCTAGAGATAATGATGGTTGGACTGCTTTAATATTGGCATCATTACAAGGATATAAAGAGATAGTTCAAATGCTAATAAAAGCAGGTGCTGATGTTAATGTTAAAGATAATGATGATAATCCTGCTTTATTATTGGCAGCTATGGAAGAGGGTAATAAGTATATAGTAGAAATGTTAATAAAAGCGGGTGCTGATGTTAATGCTAAAGATAATGATGGTAATACGGGTTTAATAACAGCAGCTAGAAATGATCATAAAGAAGTAGTAGAAGTATTAATAAAATTAGGTGCTGATATTAATATTCAAAATAATGATGGTAATACTGCATTGACTATTGCTTGTCTTAATAATTATGATGATATAGTAGATATATTAAGAGAAGTTAGTAAAAATATTATTAAATAG
- a CDS encoding HPF/RaiA family ribosome-associated protein translates to MQKRIVFKNTDHSENIENFALKKLEKIETIIENERTPHNIDMVIEIHPDHAHNRVELNLDFANVRLHAHHEGPDIYKEIDAVITKMIEEIRKAQDKQKDLDKHGNNKYKSA, encoded by the coding sequence ATGCAAAAACGTATAGTTTTTAAAAACACAGATCATTCAGAAAATATAGAAAACTTTGCACTAAAGAAATTAGAAAAAATAGAGACAATTATAGAAAATGAAAGAACTCCTCATAATATTGATATGGTAATAGAAATACACCCTGATCATGCACATAATAGAGTAGAGTTAAATCTCGATTTTGCAAATGTAAGATTGCATGCTCATCATGAAGGACCTGATATATATAAAGAAATAGATGCAGTCATTACCAAAATGATCGAAGAAATCAGAAAAGCTCAAGATAAACAAAAGGATTTAGATAAGCACGGAAACAATAAATATAAAAGTGCCTAG
- the rpsB gene encoding 30S ribosomal protein S2 encodes MIDKRKLIESGVHFGHQKSKWNPKMKPYIWGHKNNVHLIDVFKTAEELERASKFLESVVANGETILLVGTKKAAQNGITQIAKELNLPYVNNRWIGGTFSNFRQVKKSVANYLHFKDILEKSNEFNYTKKELNIIQKKFDRLAKNVGGIVNLSWPIGAVLVIDVKKEHVCVKEAVSMSIPIVALVDTNGDPSNIDYVIPANDDAPRSIELLLNYIAENIKKGQEVAKSKPKEELNDQDLLDSILAQDSEDEEDENSKKSKGKTVPSKGPKKSVKPKFFKKPKTDEDLEAPKDNIKKAKTESVESAEPSQAE; translated from the coding sequence ATGATAGACAAAAGAAAATTAATAGAATCAGGTGTACATTTTGGACATCAAAAGTCAAAATGGAATCCTAAAATGAAGCCTTATATTTGGGGCCACAAAAACAATGTACATCTTATAGATGTTTTTAAAACAGCTGAAGAATTAGAAAGAGCATCTAAATTTTTAGAATCAGTAGTAGCTAATGGTGAAACAATACTATTAGTTGGAACTAAAAAAGCTGCTCAAAATGGCATTACCCAAATAGCAAAAGAGTTAAATCTTCCTTATGTAAACAACAGATGGATAGGTGGTACTTTTAGTAACTTTAGACAAGTAAAAAAATCTGTTGCTAATTACTTGCATTTTAAAGATATACTTGAAAAATCTAATGAATTTAATTACACAAAAAAAGAATTAAATATCATACAGAAAAAGTTTGATAGACTTGCAAAAAACGTAGGTGGTATAGTTAATTTAAGTTGGCCAATAGGTGCAGTTTTAGTAATAGATGTAAAGAAAGAGCACGTATGTGTTAAAGAAGCTGTATCTATGTCTATACCTATAGTAGCTTTAGTTGATACTAATGGCGATCCTTCAAATATAGATTATGTTATCCCAGCAAATGATGATGCTCCTAGATCCATAGAATTGCTATTAAATTACATCGCTGAAAACATTAAAAAAGGTCAAGAAGTAGCTAAATCTAAACCTAAAGAAGAACTTAACGATCAAGATCTATTGGATAGCATACTTGCTCAAGACAGTGAAGATGAAGAGGATGAAAACTCTAAAAAATCCAAGGGCAAAACCGTTCCATCCAAAGGTCCTAAAAAGAGCGTTAAACCTAAATTCTTTAAAAAGCCAAAAACTGATGAAGATTTAGAAGCTCCAAAAGATAATATAAAAAAAGCTAAAACTGAATCAGTAGAATCTGCTGAGCCATCACAAGCTGAATAA
- the dnaX gene encoding DNA polymerase III subunit gamma/tau, producing the protein MNIQLNLARKWRSKRFDDVVGQELVIRLIKNSLYRNLVFPVYLLSGPKGSGKTTTARLFASALNCNELSNFEKKPQEVSLPCNQCNSCISMSKFAHPDFIEIDAASNTGVENIRQIIETASFMPVLGKKKIYLIDEAHMLSKAAFNAFLKILEEPPTGTVFMLATTDVNKIISTVQSRCFQLFFSIIQDQDIVNHLSFICTEENISFDIEALNLIANQSQGSLRDAINLLEKVRLNSEKVDKESILETLGFLNENNLFEILNTVLNKNIVELINLFNKINLKNYNVIIIWKQFIELVHQLFLIKNQIDTSIKLNKNIDLIINKISIKILLDMLEIAHSYEFKLSKTTLPYLNLELMFINLAQKINLDKNNNLDKEKFTQVININNNTDNKLDINQDKWKKVLVEIDSLKDPLLNSIFQQAELDLSNYLNKELILLFSKDFVFFKDILEETKKTWITIFNKNFGIDVSIKFNFNKIINNTSITLNNKNNNQNEEIAEKKSIYPKKETILIKNSIINNKKEYKTKSLDISNQSKWPRANTILKIFPGKIYLEENTSL; encoded by the coding sequence ATGAATATACAGCTAAATCTAGCTCGAAAATGGCGCTCTAAAAGATTTGACGACGTTGTTGGGCAAGAGCTAGTTATTCGACTTATAAAAAATAGTCTATATCGAAACTTAGTATTTCCTGTTTATTTATTATCAGGACCTAAAGGTTCTGGAAAAACTACAACAGCGCGTTTGTTTGCCTCAGCTTTAAATTGCAATGAATTAAGTAACTTTGAAAAAAAACCACAAGAAGTTTCTTTACCTTGCAACCAATGTAATTCCTGTATCTCTATGAGCAAATTTGCTCATCCTGATTTTATAGAAATAGATGCAGCTTCAAACACAGGGGTAGAAAACATAAGGCAAATAATAGAAACTGCCTCATTTATGCCAGTTCTTGGAAAGAAAAAAATATATTTAATCGATGAAGCTCATATGTTAAGTAAAGCTGCTTTTAACGCTTTTCTTAAAATACTTGAAGAACCTCCAACTGGTACGGTTTTTATGTTAGCAACAACAGATGTTAACAAAATTATTTCTACGGTACAATCAAGATGTTTTCAGCTTTTTTTCTCTATTATTCAAGATCAAGATATAGTCAATCATTTAAGTTTTATATGTACTGAAGAAAATATCTCTTTTGATATAGAAGCACTAAATCTAATAGCAAATCAATCGCAAGGATCTTTAAGAGATGCCATAAATTTACTTGAAAAAGTAAGGTTAAATAGTGAAAAAGTTGATAAAGAAAGTATACTTGAAACTCTAGGATTTTTAAACGAAAACAATTTATTTGAGATATTAAATACTGTTCTTAACAAGAATATAGTTGAACTTATAAATTTATTTAACAAAATAAATCTCAAAAATTATAATGTCATAATTATTTGGAAGCAATTTATAGAATTGGTTCATCAACTATTTTTAATAAAAAATCAAATAGATACTAGTATAAAGCTAAATAAAAATATAGATTTAATCATTAATAAAATATCAATAAAAATACTTTTAGATATGCTTGAAATAGCACATTCCTACGAATTTAAGTTATCTAAAACAACTTTACCTTATTTAAATCTTGAATTGATGTTTATAAATTTAGCTCAGAAAATTAATTTAGATAAAAATAACAATCTTGATAAAGAAAAATTTACTCAAGTAATTAATATAAATAATAACACTGATAATAAATTAGATATTAATCAAGATAAATGGAAAAAGGTATTAGTAGAAATAGATAGCCTAAAAGATCCTCTTTTAAATTCAATATTTCAACAAGCAGAGTTAGATTTATCAAACTATTTAAATAAAGAATTAATTTTATTATTTAGTAAAGATTTCGTATTTTTTAAAGACATCCTTGAAGAAACTAAAAAAACTTGGATTACTATATTTAATAAAAATTTTGGTATAGATGTCAGTATTAAGTTTAATTTTAACAAAATAATTAATAATACAAGCATTACTTTAAACAACAAAAACAATAACCAAAATGAAGAAATTGCTGAAAAAAAAAGCATTTATCCTAAAAAAGAGACAATTTTAATTAAAAATAGTATAATTAATAATAAAAAAGAATATAAAACAAAAAGTTTAGACATATCTAATCAATCCAAATGGCCTAGAGCAAATACTATATTAAAAATTTTTCCAGGCAAAATTTATTTGGAAGAAAACACTAGTCTTTAG
- a CDS encoding NTP/NDP exchange transporter, whose amino-acid sequence MSSKLKKFFKSLLDVESSQISKVIFLSIAFFLIIGAYTISKELKDAVFTTIVGHDRKYFAYAKYLSMLILIPILFLHSKLIDTVKRHELVYFYTILFGSLGLLFAFLLGNEHIGLYNTLSSPYRVLGWAFYFFIESYSPLIISVFWAFANSITAPSDAKNNYTTIISASKIGGIITASLGLLLLKINIFGDTLNVQMLLGFASALLLIVPMVIYKLTKVVPRKDMHGYEAAYNVNKAINKKEEKEGWFSSITSGLVLLFKYPYVMGIFGMTFFFELVNQVIKVENIIFGKTSSSTISELAYFLIKQALIVHLVGLVIVLFGTRIIIKTLGELKALMLIPTLTGISVIFFLKYPSYTSAMVAFVVTRAVNYALTVPLRESLYIPTINEIRFKTKSWIDGLGSKFAKMASSSFNMYTDGHIASEVLTMQTVFFSITISLWIILSYALGKRYEKAVEDNEVIGAKN is encoded by the coding sequence ATGAGTTCTAAACTCAAAAAATTCTTTAAAAGTCTATTGGATGTAGAATCCAGTCAGATATCAAAAGTTATCTTTCTATCTATTGCTTTTTTCCTAATAATAGGAGCATATACAATATCTAAAGAGCTTAAAGATGCAGTATTTACCACCATAGTAGGTCATGATCGTAAATATTTTGCATATGCAAAATATCTTTCTATGTTAATATTAATTCCTATATTATTTTTACATTCAAAACTCATAGATACGGTAAAAAGACATGAATTAGTTTATTTCTACACAATACTATTTGGGTCTTTAGGTCTATTATTTGCATTCTTATTAGGAAATGAACATATAGGACTTTACAATACTTTATCAAGTCCTTATCGAGTTTTAGGATGGGCATTTTATTTTTTTATAGAAAGTTACTCTCCTCTAATAATAAGCGTATTTTGGGCTTTTGCAAACTCTATAACGGCTCCCTCAGATGCTAAAAACAATTATACAACTATAATTTCTGCTTCAAAAATAGGCGGCATAATAACAGCCTCTTTGGGACTACTCTTACTTAAAATTAATATTTTTGGCGACACTTTAAACGTACAAATGCTTCTTGGATTTGCTTCTGCATTACTATTAATTGTTCCTATGGTAATTTATAAATTAACAAAAGTTGTTCCTCGCAAAGATATGCATGGTTACGAAGCTGCATATAATGTAAACAAAGCCATAAATAAAAAAGAAGAAAAAGAAGGATGGTTTAGCAGTATCACTTCAGGATTAGTTCTACTCTTTAAGTATCCTTATGTAATGGGAATTTTTGGCATGACATTCTTTTTTGAATTAGTAAATCAAGTCATTAAAGTTGAAAATATAATATTTGGAAAAACTTCTTCAAGTACTATTTCAGAATTAGCATATTTTCTAATCAAACAAGCATTAATAGTCCATTTAGTAGGACTTGTAATAGTATTATTTGGAACAAGAATAATCATAAAAACCCTTGGTGAATTAAAAGCTTTAATGCTCATTCCAACATTAACAGGAATATCTGTTATATTCTTCTTAAAGTATCCATCTTACACAAGCGCCATGGTTGCTTTTGTTGTAACTAGAGCTGTAAATTATGCTTTAACTGTACCATTAAGAGAAAGCTTATATATCCCTACCATAAATGAAATAAGATTTAAAACCAAATCATGGATCGATGGATTAGGATCTAAATTTGCAAAAATGGCGTCATCTTCTTTTAATATGTATACCGATGGACATATTGCAAGCGAAGTTTTAACAATGCAAACTGTATTTTTTAGTATTACTATATCTTTATGGATAATATTATCGTATGCTTTGGGCAAGAGATATGAAAAAGCTGTAGAAGACAATGAAGTTATAGGTGCTAAAAATTAA
- a CDS encoding protein-disulfide reductase DsbD family protein has product MLYLFKLTISLLLLFSQSTYAQENTVNNQVKEQQVSLSNLDKEPTCAIQEPSLNSGFIQNLINFTTSTFQNIKDQVSSLFSKAGSIWMRFFAAFLLGLLLSLTPCIYPMIPITVGILQINQSSSAIRSFLIAASYTLGISLTFAIFGFIASIGGCIFGELQGSPWTIIPLALLLIYFGLSMLDFYEIKIPRFLQPKSVGVKQGSFLSAFIFGSVSGTVASPCLSPGLLLILNYVSSLSSSSGILGYLEGFLLLFVFGIGSSLPLLIIGTFSSSSKLMPRAGLWMVEIKKLIGIMLIGMAFYHLSHLGKILPWPILVVIISISFIMLGIYYILDVKSYDSSSIKIYKRAIGTLLILGSVIFGINSYKSIKNSKTVQDIENIWLNDFDQAVEKAKQENKLIFIDLGSSYCGACKSIDSTIFVNPSVIKALKDQYISLKINYDIEEESFSKIKQLYGPIKGFPTYIIANYNNQLIKKMGAELGDLTIEQVIELLIKSK; this is encoded by the coding sequence ATGTTATATCTTTTTAAGTTAACTATTTCGCTTTTACTTTTATTTAGCCAAAGTACTTATGCTCAAGAGAATACGGTCAATAATCAAGTAAAGGAACAACAAGTCTCTTTAAGTAATTTAGATAAAGAACCAACTTGTGCTATTCAAGAGCCTTCTCTTAATAGTGGTTTTATTCAAAATTTAATTAACTTTACTACTTCTACCTTTCAAAATATAAAAGATCAAGTTTCTTCTTTATTTTCTAAAGCGGGTTCTATTTGGATGAGATTTTTTGCAGCATTTCTTTTAGGATTGCTTTTAAGTTTAACACCCTGTATTTATCCTATGATTCCAATTACAGTAGGGATTTTACAAATAAATCAAAGTTCTTCTGCTATTAGAAGTTTCTTAATTGCTGCTTCTTATACTTTGGGAATTTCTTTAACTTTTGCCATATTCGGTTTTATAGCGTCTATAGGGGGCTGTATATTTGGTGAACTTCAAGGTAGTCCTTGGACTATAATTCCTCTTGCTTTACTGTTAATTTATTTTGGTCTTTCAATGTTAGATTTTTATGAAATAAAAATCCCTAGATTTTTACAACCAAAATCTGTTGGAGTTAAACAGGGGTCTTTCTTATCTGCTTTTATATTTGGGTCTGTTAGTGGAACCGTTGCTTCTCCTTGTCTTTCACCTGGATTACTTTTGATATTAAACTACGTAAGTAGTCTAAGTTCTTCATCAGGTATTTTAGGTTATTTAGAAGGCTTTTTATTACTTTTTGTCTTTGGTATAGGTTCCAGTTTGCCTTTACTTATTATCGGTACTTTTTCAAGTTCTTCAAAATTAATGCCTCGTGCAGGGCTTTGGATGGTAGAGATTAAAAAATTAATAGGTATTATGCTAATCGGTATGGCATTTTACCATTTATCTCATTTAGGTAAAATTTTACCGTGGCCTATATTAGTTGTTATTATTTCAATATCGTTCATTATGCTTGGTATTTATTATATTTTAGATGTTAAAAGTTATGATTCTTCTAGTATTAAAATTTATAAAAGGGCTATAGGAACTTTATTAATTTTGGGATCTGTAATTTTTGGCATAAATTCTTATAAATCTATTAAGAATTCTAAAACAGTACAGGATATAGAGAATATATGGTTAAATGATTTTGATCAAGCAGTAGAAAAAGCAAAACAAGAAAATAAGTTAATTTTTATTGACTTGGGTTCTTCTTATTGTGGTGCCTGTAAATCAATAGATAGTACAATTTTTGTAAATCCAAGTGTTATTAAGGCTTTAAAAGATCAATATATATCTCTTAAAATTAACTATGATATTGAAGAAGAATCATTTAGTAAGATCAAACAATTATATGGTCCTATTAAAGGCTTTCCAACTTATATCATTGCTAATTATAATAACCAGTTGATTAAGAAAATGGGCGCTGAACTTGGCGATTTAACTATTGAACAAGTTATAGAACTTTTAATTAAATCTAAATAA
- a CDS encoding ankyrin repeat domain-containing protein produces the protein MKNLYPIILLIMLINHNLTSMQNLQATSPVLNLPNETISHIIRQLIELKLNDTINEWNNIFAEPNSIKIDVKELEILSKNFPHWNDLITESLNSISLKNSLKDLMKVLKQERFLKLFNLLEKQSKKEYENWLTDKLNKTLTESLMPVNQMYKQDFTKVVKLVLAGANVNLIYYSLPLICHAAKHNRKEIVKILIQAGADVNYKDNNGMTTLMHIARSNNQIAQILINAHANIDAKDNRGYTALSWAAGFNAEETVKLLIQAGANVNSESESGLTTLIRASKYGYKKIVEILIKADANVNVKMECGCTALSSAFTNYHKELVEMLIDKGADISTQNNTCSGTCNNRN, from the coding sequence ATGAAAAACTTATATCCAATCATCCTGTTAATTATGCTTATCAATCATAACCTAACCTCTATGCAAAATCTTCAGGCGACTTCACCTGTATTAAATTTACCTAATGAAACTATTTCTCATATTATAAGACAACTAATAGAATTGAAATTAAATGATACTATTAATGAATGGAATAACATCTTTGCTGAACCTAACTCTATAAAAATTGATGTAAAAGAACTCGAAATCTTATCTAAAAACTTTCCCCATTGGAATGATTTAATTACAGAATCTTTGAATTCAATTTCATTAAAAAATTCATTAAAAGATTTAATGAAAGTTTTAAAACAAGAACGATTTTTAAAATTATTCAATTTATTGGAAAAACAATCTAAAAAAGAGTATGAAAATTGGTTAACTGACAAACTCAATAAAACTTTAACTGAATCATTAATGCCTGTAAATCAAATGTATAAACAAGATTTTACAAAAGTAGTTAAATTAGTACTAGCAGGGGCTAATGTTAATCTAATTTATTATTCATTACCCCTAATATGTCATGCTGCCAAACATAACCGTAAAGAAATAGTAAAAATTCTTATTCAAGCTGGTGCTGATGTAAATTATAAAGACAATAATGGCATGACTACTTTAATGCATATCGCTAGAAGCAATAATCAAATAGCTCAAATACTTATTAATGCCCACGCTAATATTGATGCTAAAGACAACAGAGGTTATACAGCTTTAAGTTGGGCTGCCGGCTTTAACGCTGAAGAAACAGTAAAGTTATTAATTCAAGCAGGTGCTAATGTTAATTCTGAAAGTGAATCCGGGCTTACTACTTTAATAAGAGCATCGAAATACGGATATAAAAAAATAGTAGAAATACTTATTAAAGCAGATGCTAATGTTAATGTTAAAATGGAATGCGGATGTACCGCTTTAAGTAGCGCTTTTACAAATTATCATAAAGAATTAGTAGAAATGCTAATTGATAAAGGTGCTGATATTTCTACTCAAAATAATACCTGTTCAGGGACATGTAATAATAGAAATTAG